One Pogoniulus pusillus isolate bPogPus1 chromosome 32, bPogPus1.pri, whole genome shotgun sequence genomic window carries:
- the LOC135189333 gene encoding C-C chemokine receptor type 5-like — MENQTMDWSQTTEFDYGDSTPCPGIEEKHFAAQLLPPLYSLVVVFGLTGNLLVVLILVKYKRLKSMTDIYLLNLAVSDLLFIFSLPFWAYYAAHDWIFGDVLCKMLSGLYLLGFYSGIFFIILLTLDRYLAIVHAVFALKARTVTYGILTSAVTWAVALFASVPGVVFHRSQKEHARYTCSAHYPSEQRNVWKQFLTLKMNIVGLVIPMLIMICSYTQIIKTLLQCRNEKKHKAVRLIFVIMIVYFFFWTPYNICILLRDFQGTFSFATCKGSGQLHKATQVTETISMVHCCINPVIYAFVGEKFRKYLQRFFRKQIAVHFSKYCPVFYTDTAERASSTYTQSTGEQEVSAAL, encoded by the coding sequence ATGGAAAACCAGACCATGGACTGGTCACAGACCACTGAGTTTGACTATGGCGATTCAACCCCATGCCCAGGAATTGAGGAAAAGCActttgcagcacagctgctgccaccacttTATTCTCTAGTGGTGGTATTTGGCCTCACAGGCAACCTGCTGGTTGTCCTTATCCTGGTGAAATACAAGAGGTTGAAGAGCATGACTGACATCTACCTGCTCAACCTGGCAGTTTCTGATTTGCTCTTTatattttccctccctttttggGCTTATTATGCTGCTCACGACTGGATTTTTGGGGATGTGCTGTGTAAAATGCTCTCAGGTCTCTACCTGCTTGGCTTCTACAGTGGCATCTTTTTCATCATCCTGCTGACCCTAGACAGGTACCTGGCCATTGTGCACGCTGTGTTTGCTCTGAAGGCCAGGACAGTGACCTATGGCATCCTCACCAGTGCTGTCACCTGGGCTGTGGCTCTCTTTGCTTCTGTGCCCGGGGTAGTGTTCCACAGGTCTCAGAAGGAGCATGCACGTTACACCTGCAGCGCTCATTATCCATCAGAGCAGAGAAATGTCTGGAAGCAATTCCTGACCTTAAAGATGAACATCGTGGGGCTTGttattccaatgctaatcatgATCTGCAGCTACACACAAATCATAAAGACCTTACTGCAGTGTAGGAACGAGAAGAAACATAAAGCAGTCAGGCTGATTTTCGTCATCATGATTGTCTACTTTTTTTTCTGGACCCCCTACAACATTTGCATTCTCTTGCGGGACTTTCAAGGTACATTTTCCTTTGCCACTTGTAAAGGCAGCGGTCAGCTACACAAAGCAACCCAAGTGACAGAGACCATCTCGATGGTCCACTGCTGCATCAACCCTGTGATCTATGCCTTTGTGGGAGAAAAGTTCAGGAAGTACCTGCAGAGGTTCTTCCGGAAGCAGATTGCAGTCCACTTTTCCAAGTACTGCCCCGTGTTCTACACGGACACGGCCGAGCGAGCCAGCTCCACCTACACACAGTCCACGGGAGAGCAGGAAGTCTCTGCTGCATTGTGA